The DNA segment TGGACGTTTGAACCACACATTGATATAATGACTAAAGAAAAAACGGAAAAGAAAACACCGTCGTCCATAGAAAAATTTATTCTTCATCTTCACCCTGCCAGAATTGACAAAAGAGCTTTAAAATTCAACCGTACATTTGGCCTAGGTGGAATACTGGCTTTGTTATTTATAATATTGGGGGTTACAGGACTAATCCTTCGTTTTTCGTATATCCCAACCATTGATCATGCTTACGACTCTGTAGTGTCTTTACAAAGAGACACTGTATTTGGTCAGTTTATTCGCAACTTGCATCACATTTCAGCTATGTTGATGATGGTGGTAGCTTTTCTCCATTTAATACGTACTTATTATTCACAAGCCATCTTCAAAAAAAGGGCTGAAAACTGGATCTACGGTTTGATAATGATGTTCATGATCATTGCTTCTTCGTTTACAGGCTATCTATTACCATGGGATCAATTGGCATATTGGGCTGTCACTGTGATTACACAAATTATAGAATACATACCATTTATCGGTCATTCGTTGGCCAATATGGTTCGAGGCAGCGATGTGGTTGACGGAAATACCCTGTTAAATTTCTACACGCTACACACTGGCATCATACCCATGACATTCCTATTTTTAATGAGTATGCACTTTTGGCTGATACGTAAAGCAGGTGGTGTTGCGCTGCCCAAACAAGACAACACAGAGAAGGTGAATGTGATACCAAACTTAATATGGCTGGAAATAATGGTAGCTGCCTTATTGATTGCAGGCATCTTTGTAGCCTCCGTTTTTTACCATGCTCCGCTGCA comes from the Saccharicrinis fermentans DSM 9555 = JCM 21142 genome and includes:
- a CDS encoding cytochrome b N-terminal domain-containing protein, whose amino-acid sequence is MTKEKTEKKTPSSIEKFILHLHPARIDKRALKFNRTFGLGGILALLFIILGVTGLILRFSYIPTIDHAYDSVVSLQRDTVFGQFIRNLHHISAMLMMVVAFLHLIRTYYSQAIFKKRAENWIYGLIMMFMIIASSFTGYLLPWDQLAYWAVTVITQIIEYIPFIGHSLANMVRGSDVVDGNTLLNFYTLHTGIIPMTFLFLMSMHFWLIRKAGGVALPKQDNTEKVNVIPNLIWLEIMVAALLIAGIFVASVFYHAPLQEQANPMNSPNPSKAPWYFLGAQELLLHLHPFFSAVILPLVVGVFFFYLPYFKYDNLNIGVWFNSPLGKKMTIHASIFAFVFTFILIYLLEHFLHFDIWFASVGSWFATGLVPFAIYVIPVSGYLFYWKKKHGAKTEELVMTITTILMSSYITMLLISLLLRGKGMLMII